Proteins encoded within one genomic window of Polaribacter sp. NJDZ03:
- a CDS encoding sugar MFS transporter: MSNQQTLSKTNYTIPIAIIAGLFSIFGFVTWINGALIPFMKTLNELTEAQSYMVASASYISFVVMALPSSYIIGKVGYKKGMSLGLSIMAIGALVFIPAAESQTYWLFLTAIFIQGTGMTLCQTAANPYITIIGPIESGAKRMALMGIANKSAGALGSLVFGALLLSGIDEVKEKIGTVSALEKEQLLATMADSVITPYIVMAVVLFIFAILIRKAPLPEVEATEEEVEDDVKNEETTKTSIFQFPHLWLGVLTLFVYVGAEVIAGDSIIAYGLSLGIPAADAKFFTLFTLSAMVVTYALGVFLIPKYLKQDTALKISAILGIIFSFCILSTTGFTSVLFVASLGIANALVWPAIWPLTLNGLGKFTKTASALLIMAIAGGAVILPLYGKLVDAGKHQLMTSGLEEAEAIATASTSSYWILIPCYAIVLFFAIWGHKIKNWSK, from the coding sequence ATGTCTAATCAACAAACTTTATCAAAAACAAATTATACAATTCCAATTGCAATAATAGCAGGGTTATTTTCTATTTTCGGTTTTGTAACTTGGATTAACGGTGCCTTAATTCCGTTTATGAAAACTTTAAATGAGTTAACGGAGGCGCAATCCTACATGGTAGCTTCTGCATCCTATATATCATTTGTTGTAATGGCACTACCATCATCTTATATCATAGGAAAAGTAGGGTATAAAAAAGGGATGTCTTTGGGTTTATCAATCATGGCTATTGGTGCATTAGTATTTATTCCAGCAGCTGAATCTCAAACATATTGGTTGTTTTTAACAGCAATATTTATTCAAGGAACCGGAATGACTTTATGTCAAACAGCTGCTAATCCATACATTACAATTATAGGACCTATTGAAAGTGGAGCAAAACGTATGGCGCTAATGGGTATTGCAAACAAAAGTGCAGGTGCTTTAGGTTCTTTAGTTTTTGGAGCTCTTTTATTATCTGGAATTGATGAAGTTAAAGAAAAAATAGGAACCGTTTCTGCTTTAGAAAAAGAACAATTATTAGCAACCATGGCAGATAGTGTGATTACACCTTATATAGTAATGGCAGTTGTACTATTCATTTTTGCTATTTTAATAAGAAAAGCTCCCTTACCAGAAGTTGAAGCAACAGAGGAAGAAGTTGAAGATGACGTTAAAAATGAGGAAACTACAAAAACAAGTATCTTTCAATTCCCACATCTTTGGTTAGGAGTACTTACATTGTTTGTATATGTTGGTGCAGAAGTAATAGCCGGAGATTCTATTATAGCTTATGGTTTATCTCTAGGAATACCAGCTGCAGATGCTAAATTCTTTACATTGTTTACGTTATCTGCAATGGTAGTAACGTATGCACTAGGAGTATTCCTTATTCCAAAATACCTAAAACAAGATACAGCCCTAAAAATAAGTGCCATTCTTGGTATTATTTTTAGTTTTTGTATACTATCAACTACAGGTTTTACCTCTGTTCTATTTGTTGCATCCTTAGGTATTGCAAACGCCTTAGTTTGGCCTGCAATATGGCCTCTAACATTAAATGGGCTAGGTAAATTCACTAAAACTGCATCTGCTTTATTAATTATGGCAATTGCAGGAGGAGCTGTTATTTTACCATTATACGGAAAATTAGTAGATGCAGGAAAACATCAATTAATGACAAGCGGATTAGAAGAAGCAGAAGCAATAGCAACAGCTTCTACCAGTAGTTATTGGATTCTAATTCCTTGTTATGCCATTGTACTATTTTTTGCAATATGGGGACATAAAATTAAAAACTGGAGCAAATAA
- the nagB gene encoding glucosamine-6-phosphate deaminase, which yields MLKSTIDKATGFEKRFENIGTIVYEDSTSAAKSIAQEIASLIKVKQSQKQPCILGLATGSSPKGLYAELVRLHKEEGLSFKNVVSFNLDEYYPMEPDSINSYVRFMQEQLFNHIDILPENCHVPDGTLSKAAIRDYCDQYEAKIEALGGIDLQILGIGGNGHIGFNESGSLQNSKTRLVALDHITRVAASGDFSGLENTPRTAITLGVKKIMEAKRVILMAWGESKSNIIKASVEDEVTSLVPASYLQEHRNATFILDQAAASKLTRINTPWLVEKIVWTDTLTRKAVLSLALYLKKPILMLTDADYIENGMSDLLADSGPAYDINIKIFNKLQNTITGWPGGKPNADDSKRPERAEPAKKRVLIFSPHPDDDVISMGGTFKRLHEQGHEVHIGYQTSGNIAVADDEALRFASFVCDYNDKFGIDNSEANAIYKKAADFLKNKKASEIDTAEVRYIKGLIRKGEARAASHFIGLPDTQIHFMELPFYETGAIKKNPIGVGDVEITKELIEKIKPHQIYAAGDLADPHGTHKVCLDAIFAAVRALKPKKFMKDCWVWLYRGAWQEWGIDEIEMAVPMGPDQVLEKRKGIFKHQSQKDGVVFQGADSREFWQRAEDRNRETAELYDQLGLSHYAAMEAFVRWHY from the coding sequence ATGTTAAAAAGCACTATAGACAAAGCAACAGGTTTCGAAAAAAGATTCGAAAATATTGGAACTATCGTATATGAAGATTCTACATCAGCAGCAAAATCAATTGCACAAGAAATTGCGAGCCTTATTAAGGTAAAGCAGTCTCAAAAACAACCTTGTATTTTAGGTTTAGCAACAGGTTCTTCACCAAAAGGACTATATGCAGAATTGGTAAGATTACATAAAGAAGAAGGTTTAAGTTTTAAAAACGTAGTGTCTTTTAATTTAGATGAATACTACCCAATGGAACCAGATTCTATAAACAGTTATGTGCGTTTTATGCAAGAACAACTGTTTAATCACATAGATATTTTACCAGAAAACTGTCATGTACCAGACGGAACGTTATCAAAAGCAGCTATTAGAGATTATTGTGATCAATATGAAGCAAAAATTGAAGCTTTAGGTGGTATCGATTTGCAAATTTTAGGAATTGGAGGAAATGGTCATATTGGGTTTAACGAATCTGGATCTCTTCAAAATTCTAAAACAAGATTGGTTGCTTTAGACCATATTACAAGAGTTGCAGCTAGTGGAGATTTTTCTGGTTTAGAAAACACACCAAGAACAGCAATTACTTTAGGTGTTAAAAAAATAATGGAAGCTAAAAGAGTCATTTTAATGGCTTGGGGAGAAAGCAAATCTAATATTATAAAAGCCTCTGTAGAAGATGAGGTTACAAGTTTAGTACCTGCTTCTTATTTGCAAGAACATAGAAATGCAACTTTTATTTTAGACCAAGCAGCAGCTTCTAAATTAACAAGAATCAATACGCCTTGGTTGGTAGAAAAAATAGTTTGGACAGACACGCTTACTAGAAAAGCAGTTTTAAGTTTAGCACTTTATTTGAAGAAACCAATTTTAATGTTAACAGATGCCGATTACATAGAAAATGGAATGAGCGATTTGTTGGCAGATTCGGGGCCTGCGTATGACATCAACATAAAAATATTTAACAAATTACAAAATACTATTACCGGTTGGCCAGGTGGAAAACCAAATGCAGACGATAGTAAACGACCAGAAAGAGCTGAACCCGCTAAAAAACGTGTCTTAATTTTTAGTCCGCATCCAGATGATGACGTTATTAGTATGGGCGGTACTTTTAAACGATTACATGAGCAAGGCCATGAAGTACATATTGGATACCAAACCTCTGGTAATATTGCAGTTGCAGATGATGAAGCATTGCGTTTTGCAAGTTTTGTGTGTGATTATAATGATAAATTTGGAATTGATAATTCTGAAGCAAATGCAATCTACAAGAAAGCAGCAGACTTTTTAAAGAACAAAAAAGCGAGCGAAATAGATACTGCAGAGGTTAGATACATTAAAGGATTAATTAGAAAAGGAGAAGCAAGAGCAGCCAGTCATTTTATAGGGTTACCAGATACTCAAATCCACTTTATGGAATTGCCTTTCTATGAAACCGGAGCGATAAAAAAGAACCCAATTGGAGTTGGAGATGTAGAGATAACCAAAGAATTAATCGAAAAAATTAAGCCGCATCAAATTTATGCAGCTGGAGATTTAGCAGATCCACACGGAACTCATAAAGTGTGTCTAGATGCAATTTTTGCAGCTGTTAGAGCCCTAAAACCTAAAAAGTTTATGAAAGACTGTTGGGTTTGGTTGTACAGAGGTGCATGGCAAGAATGGGGCATTGATGAAATAGAAATGGCCGTACCAATGGGACCAGACCAAGTTCTAGAGAAAAGAAAAGGAATTTTTAAGCATCAATCTCAGAAAGATGGTGTTGTTTTTCAAGGTGCAGACAGTAGAGAATTTTGGCAACGTGCAGAAGACCGAAATAGAGAAACCGCAGAATTATATGACCAATTAGGCTTGTCTCATTACGCAGCTATGGAAGCATTTGTAAGATGGCATTATTAA